The genomic window CTTGCTTACTGAGGCCCCGTGACAATAAGGCTGAAGACATAATATATATGCCCAATTTTGACTGTATTGACTACACTCCTACTTCTTCCTTTAACTCATTTTGTACTTTTTGCTTCACAGGTTTGTGATTCAGACACCATGCTTGACCCTGCGTCATCTGTGGAAATGGTAAAAGTTTTAGAAGAAGACCCTATGGTCGGAGGTGTCGGGGGAGATGTCCAGGTCTGTAAGCCTTCACTTTCGGCATGAGTCGCTTTTAGTTTTACTCTTACTCGTTGATTCATTGAACACGTATTTATTACACACCAAACTCTCTGCCAGATGTGGCTTTTGGTGCTAGAGACACATGAGTATGTGCCTTGACCCACTTTAttgcctctttcctttcctaaattgaaaaaaagaattaggattTCTTTGTTTAACCCTGGAATGTAACCTTTGTTTGCTGTGGCtgataagtaatatatatttaatttaaatgtgtaaTGATTTCTACCGTATCTTCTTGAACCATAACTTAATGTTCTGGTAAAATCTGATGTTAGAGTTCATTTagctgtgaaggaaaaaaaaaaaaaaaaaaaaaaaaaaaagaagaagggcagATGATGGATTCTATATTTTATACCTATGTATTTAAAAGCTGGTCAATATATGCTTGATTAAAAATCCAAATTggaatacaaagaaagaaaagagaagaagcaagTCAAATTTATACTGGTAAGAAAGGCAAaggaataattaattaataagtggATTTTCTGATTATGATttatttcccacttttttttttttgagagggaggaggggcagagggagagaaaaacagagagggagaatcttttttttttttttttgtaagtttttttttaacgtttatttatttttgagacagagagagacagagcatgaacgggggagggtcagagagagggagacacagaatctgaaacaggctccaggctctgagctgtcagcacagagcccgacgcggggctcgaactcacggaccccgagatcatgacctgagccgaagttggccgcctaactgactgagccacccaggcgccccagagagggagaatcttaagtagactccaagcatgagccggaatcaagagtcagctgcttaatcaactgagccacccaggtgtccccccgcTAATTCTCTTTATTTCCCAGTATTTGCTATAAGTGGAggaacaagtaaacaaatattaatgAAGGCCACTTGGAATATGTGGGATtggaaatgaatatatatgtgaatatgtgaAAATATGTGAAGATTAAAATGAGTGCTTTgtaggggctcctaggtggctcagccggttaagcgcccaattcttggtttcggctcaggtcatgatctcacagtctcatgagtacaagccccacttcggactctgtgctgacagcggggagcctgcttaagattctctctttccctttctctctgcccctcccccacttgcactgtctctgtctcaaaataaataaataaagttaaaaaaaaatgagtgcttTGCAAACACGTGATCAGATTTTGGCAAAAGGTGAGAAGCACGTGGGAACTTGACTTTACAATTTGGGTTCTGCGTTGCTGTATAACCCATTTTACACATGCATGGTGACACTGAAGGCAAAGACAATGCCTGGAGCAGACAAAGAAACAGCCTGGTGATAAAAGAGGAAGCATGCAAAATCTAGATGAGAACTGAACAAAactgagatgaaagaaagaatttagaaatattgCCAAGAAAAAGCTGCTAATTTTCAGTAGCTTTTGCATAGAGCATTATTTCAGGATTTAAGTTTTGGGGAAAGGCCAGAACAAGCAATTTATCACTGGCATtgtgtaaaagagagaaagaaggagaaggaaaattaaTAGAATTGAATGAGTTGGAAATTAACCAGAACAGGAGAGAAGAGGACTTAAAAACCTTCAAATCTTAGATGGTAGGAAAGAGTGGGAAACTTTAGGATCTGAGAACTAAAGCCTAAAAATATTATAGCATAACAACAAGAAGGAcaaaaagcagcaaaaagagGACAGAGTCATGAAGTAGAAAAACTATTGCTCATCAAGGAGTCCCAATGCATGGACACAATTCATCAGACTAATCTAGTAACATAGgaccagagaaaataaaagataactgtGTCAAAATGAAGAAGGATGCTTCATAGGAGGATCAAATAACACACTTCACTCTAGGCAGTAACCTCACAGCAGCACAGATTTTGTTGGTATTTTAGCTAAGGcttacctttatttattcttttttttttttttccttcttgcagATTTTAAACAAGTATGATTCCTGGATCTCCTTCCTCAGCAGTGTGAGATACTGGATGGCTTTTAACATAGAAAGAGCCTGCCAGTCTTATTTTGGGTGTGTCCAGTGCATCAGTGGGCCTCTGGGAATGTACAGAAACTCCTTGCTGCATGAATTTGTGGAAGACTGGTACAATCAGGAATTTATGGGCAGCCAATGTAGTTTTGGTGATGATCGGCATCTAACGAACAGAGTGCTGAGTCTGGGCTATGCAACAAAATACACAGCTCGATCCAAGTGCCTTACGGAGACACCTATAGAATATCTGAGATGGTTAAACCAGCAGACCCGTTGGAGTAAGTCCTACTTCCGAGAGTGGCTGTACAATGCGATGTGGTTTCATAAACATCACTTGTGGATGACCTATGAGGCAGTTATCACTggattcttccctttcttcctcattgccacagTAATCCAGCTCTTCTACAGGGGAAAAATTTGGAACATCCTCCTCTTCTTGTTAACTGTCCAGTTAGTAGGTCTCATAAAGTCATCCTTTGCCAGCTGCCTTAGAGGAAATATTGTCATGGTCTTCATGTCCCTCTACTCAGTGTTATACATGTCAAGTTTACTTCCCGCCAAAATGTTTGCAATTGCCACGATAAACAAAGCTGGGTGGGGCACATCTGGAAGGAAAACCATTGTTGTTAATTTCATAGGACTCATTCCAGTATCAGTTTGGTTTACAATCCTCCTGGGTGGTGTGATTTTCACCATTTATAAGGAATCTAAGAAGCCATTCTCAGAATCCAAACAGACCGTTCTAATTGTTGGAACGTTGCTCTATGCATGCTATTGGGTCATGCTTTTGACGCTGTATGTGGTTCTCATCAATAAATGtggcaggaggaagaagggacAACAGTATGACATGGTGCTTGATGTATGATCTCACGTTGTTTGACGTTTGCAgtcacacacgcagacacacacaaaaccttaGTTCCTCTTGTGGCATCAGATAGTGCCACCAAAGGAGACATATCACTGCTGCTGGGACTTGAACAAAGACATTTCTATGGGTTTATTTTGATTCTGCCAAAGTAAAACAAGACATCAATGAGAAGAAACTCAGAGTTTAACCTGTTATTTCTATGAAAATGGGAAACATTCTTTGTTTATGCACTTTTTCCTTACTGTACATCCGCCTAACAGTGTTTGTCCTATATACCTCACTAGCCATGCTTTATGTGGGTTATCACGGAAGAAAAGGATTTTGGAAACTCAAGGAAAAGTTCTTTCAACGTATACAACCTAACTTATGGACTGTGTtgatagctaattttttttttttttttagaaaggattTTCTGTTTAACTCTACCAAATGAAATGccaaaggaaattttaaaggCCGTTGGCTgtgctgtatttttatataactgtactgtgttttaaaattttgtatgccaatttttaaagcaaattttgcATATTCTATATTTTACTTCTCTGCCAAAATAcacctgttcttttttattattattaaaataggtTCTGAAAaaattcatacttaaaaaaaaaaatctacccaaaATGTGAAGCTTGGTTGACTGATGTTGTTCAtgatagaaagaataaaatatttctctctctctctctctctcccttttaaaatggaatagtttctttctgtgaaaaatatttaaactttcaatattttaacttcttttcatttcttttagaaaaggCCAATATACCTGTCACACTTTGGAAGTAGAAATACGTACTTAGGtgtacaaaataaaaggaaaatcagaaaatcaagGCCAAAGGGGTAGAAAAGTGCAATTTttcataagattaaaaaaaaaaagggaatgctAGTCCTTGAAATAAAACACTAGGCATCAGCACTGGACAAAACATGGGTATCAGAGATTAATAACCTTTGGGGTTTCTGGCAGTGTTTCCTCAGGCTGAGTACAatggaaagtggaaaaaaattatcTGTATTATTTGGACAAACAAATACAATGCAGTTCATCATTTTGTTCTGTGGCCTGAATTCACCAGATACTGTCCACATATTGAACATAAtttgctggtcttttttttttttttttttttttccagcttaccAGTTCACTTTACATGTTACCATGAGGTTTACACTGGTGAGTTGGATACATTTTAATAAGTGTAAAGCCTATAGATATGAAAATTGACACATTTAAGTTCCTCTTCTACTTTctagggaggatttttttttctgaatttatgcAGATAATTGCTTCATCTGTCTTGTTATTGGCCTACATAGGTATGTttacatagtaaaaataatatCAAGGTTTAATAAGTGTATCAAGAGTTGGCACATAAAAGAAATTGATGGACCAGTTACCCCTAACCCGGCTAATTTAGCTACTCCAAGGGCCTCAGTTACCCAGTTTGACATTTGACATGACCCACCTTGCCTTGTAGCTGGTGCTGTGTAGACCTGTGTTAAACACAATCGAACACATGAGTCGTCGCATAGAAAATGTTGTGatgaggcagagtgtgagtgtggcAAAGGGTTCAACTATGTGCCTCTGTCATTCTGCTTCCTTTCCGTGCAGATGCCTACGTTCCATCTGTCCTGCTTAAGAAAAAGCTGCACATTCTACCTTCGGAGTACAAAAGGTACATACCATTCTGCAACTCAAACTCACTGATGGGAGAGTTGGTGGGGAAAAAACACAGCATGccaataaatgaaactaaaacttGAGTTTGCCTTTTTAACTATTTATGTTCTAAGTTAAGCTTTGATAACTTTCAAATGTCAAATTCTCTCATTCTTATAAAAGATTGAATTAATTGCCTGTATTTATTGTAGCAATTATTCAATGTATTTCCAGTATAGGATGTATAGTATAATtgattttttgtaaataaaatatttttgataagagtattgcctttttttctaagggaaggggaaatttcaaatgaaacaaaacctctGTTTTCCTGTTGGTAGTGGAATAGATTTAAGAATGGggtatatagaaaataaacaaacatagttGGTAAAAGGTAATAGAAATCATTTCATGTTACTAATGATGAAGCAGAAATCCCTCAAATTAGTGTGGTTTGGAAATCTGGAAAACagaggagcgagagagagagagagagagagattcagttAATATAATCTTGCCTTTTCTTTAATCTTATATTTCCCTTGGAAGCATCCCAAATttagacaaaaattattttattataataatttatcaTAGTGGAGGAAAAATCACAGATTTTCAGAAAATTCATAAGcaactttattattataaataataagatcttaaaaataacTTGAACTCCAATAGAGGgcaataattaaatgaattatggCATTTTCAAACAATGTAACATTATTGcccattaaaatgttttcagagaaCATGAGGATATTGgaaaaatgttacattaaaattttataaccaTTTTGTACAGTAACATCTCaaatttgtaaaaagaaacatgtttaaaTATCATCTCTACTATTGGGAATATCACAGGTTTCTATActgtatacatttttgtattttccaaataccATGATcctgtattgtttttataatcagaaaaaggacaataaatattgctttttttaaaaaagtgggtcGGGGCATCTAATAGCATTTCCTGGTTTGAGGAACTCTGATGCTAATCCATTTTGCCACTCATCCCTCAAATTCATCTTgcttcctgattttctttttattatttagttcCTGAGAATCTCTCATTACTTTGGCACAgtatacattatacacacacacacacacacacacacaatataaaaCAACGTTAAGCCACTGACCATTATTGCCACTCCAGTGATGGTTCTAATCTCAGTGATCAGTGATTCACTGATAAAGTCACTTGGTGCTCTGTTAGAGGCTGGCAAAGTTAACATAACGAGCCAGTATACACGGTAGCCTTTTCTGGCTGTGTGGTCTGTCACGTGACCactcttctcttcttttggaCTACAAAAGCATCCATAGGCAATATGCCAACCAATGCATGTGGCCAGCTTCCAATAACACATTATGGACACTGAcatttgaatttataatttgCATGCATTTTGAagtattcttttgaatattttttagtcatttaaatatcttaaaactaTTCCTAGTTTACCAGCATTACTAAAACAGGCAACGAGCCAGATCTGGCCTGCTGGCCATGGTTTAAAGACGCTTATTAGTCTATAGGAATCTACTGACTCATCTGTACCATTAAATACACCAACACTTAAGTTTCGAGCACATACCATGCATCAGGTACTGCCAGAGCACATTGTACAGACGGGCTATTTTAGCTCTATCAGTCTGAAGGGGTTCCACTATTTTTGCCACTTACAGGTGAGGAATTTGAGGCTTAGAGTTGATATCTTGAGACCATAAAGCTATTAAATTGTGATGGTGGAATTTAGGTCCAGGCATTCTGATGTCAGAATTACCTTTTAAACAGTTTATACTCCGTGTGCCGTCCGTGGTCCAGCAGCACAAGCAGCGCCTGGAATTTGGTTAGAAATGAAAAtgcatggggcgcccgggtggctcagtctgttaagtgcatgactcttgattttggctcaggtcatgatcttatggtttgtgagatgaagccctgtactggtctctgtgctgggcatggagcctgcttaagattctctctctcctccctctgccccttcccctgcttgtgcacacactctctctccctcaaaatagataaataaactttaggggggaaaaaaaaagaaatgcaaatgcgtgccctgccccagacccactgaatcaaaATCTTGGGCTGGACCCCAGAACCTGCTTAATAAGATTCCTAgatgcgggcacctgggtggctgagttggttaagcgtccagctcttggttttggctcaggtcatgatctcacggctttgtgggttcaagccctgcttcagttttctttctccctctctctgccctccaccactcgcactgtctctctcaaaataaataaatacacttgaaaaaaaattttattgtttattgacttttaagaaagagagagagagagagagagagcatgagtgggaaaggggcagagagagacagacacacagaatccaaagcaggctccgggctctgagctgtcagcacagagcccaatgcagggctccaacccaagaatgtgaaatcatgacctagccaaa from Lynx canadensis isolate LIC74 chromosome F2, mLynCan4.pri.v2, whole genome shotgun sequence includes these protein-coding regions:
- the HAS2 gene encoding hyaluronan synthase 2, giving the protein MHCERFLCILRIIGTTLFGVSLLLGITAAYIVGYQFIQTDNYYFSFGLYGAFLASHLIIQSLFAFLEHRKMKKSLETPIKLNKTVALCIAAYQEDPDYLRKCLQSVKRLTYPGIKVVMVIDGNSEDDLYMMDIFSEVMGRDKSATYIWKNNFHEKGPGETDESHKESSQHVTQLVLSNKSICIMQKWGGKREVMYTAFRALGRSVDYVQVCDSDTMLDPASSVEMVKVLEEDPMVGGVGGDVQILNKYDSWISFLSSVRYWMAFNIERACQSYFGCVQCISGPLGMYRNSLLHEFVEDWYNQEFMGSQCSFGDDRHLTNRVLSLGYATKYTARSKCLTETPIEYLRWLNQQTRWSKSYFREWLYNAMWFHKHHLWMTYEAVITGFFPFFLIATVIQLFYRGKIWNILLFLLTVQLVGLIKSSFASCLRGNIVMVFMSLYSVLYMSSLLPAKMFAIATINKAGWGTSGRKTIVVNFIGLIPVSVWFTILLGGVIFTIYKESKKPFSESKQTVLIVGTLLYACYWVMLLTLYVVLINKCGRRKKGQQYDMVLDV